One Thermococcus sp. M36 genomic window, TAGAGCACGTCTCGACCACAAGCCCCGCGCTGGGCCTCTACCACCTGACGTCATGGGCCCGCGACAGGGGATACAGGGTAGTTATAGACGACATCCTAGACACCCTGCACCTGTACAGAACACACCTGAAGGCCATGGGGATGGACACGTCGGTCATTGACGGGGCCACCGTGATAAAGGAGGGCGGCACGATAAACGTCGGACAGGTCAAGAGGAGGATATCCCTCAAAGAGGTGTCCATCAGGAAGAGCGAGTACAGCCAGGTGTACGAGCCCCTCCTTGAGGACGGGAACGTGATAAGCCCCGTCCTCGGCATAGGGAAGCTGTTCCTTATATCGGAGTCCAAAAGAGAGGCATTGTCACTGCTAAACTCAATACTTGCAAGCACAGGAGATGAGCGGAGGATAATGTTCTACTTCCTGAACGTGGACCTGATCAACACGTGCTGTCCCTACGTACTCCCGCTCCTTGAAGAACTCGCCACCACGGTCATAAGCCTGAACAAGGAGGGAAGAAGCGTTAAGCTGATGATCAGAAAGTCCGTAAACAACAGGATAGACGGCATCGAAATAACCCTCAGGTGACCCACACTTTCAAATTTTTCTTCCAAAATTTCAGGGGCTGGCGGAACCCAGCAAGTACGTGGATGTGGCCTTTACGACCTTTGCGGGGACGAACTCTCCCGGTTCCCCTGAATCGAGGATTATCTCCTTGTAGTTAAAAGTTCGTCCTTCAACCCCTCCCTTTTCCCCGGCGCCGTGGACGAGAACCTCGACTGTCCTGCCGACGTAGGAGCGGTTTATTTCGTGGGCTATCTGAAGCCTGAGCCTGTGCAGAAGCCTGGAGCGCTCCTTAACCTTCCAGCCGGGGAGCTGCTTCCATCTGGCAGCTACCGTTCCCGGTCTCGGAGAGTAGCGGGAGACGTTTATCTTGTCGGGCCTGACCCTTTTCACGAGCTCGACGGTGTTCTGAAAGGCCTCTTCGGTTTCGCCGGGAAAGCCGACTATAATGTCGGTGTTGAGGTTCAGACCACGGACTTTTCTGCGGAACCTCCGAACTATCTCCTCGAACTCTTCCACAGTGTACATCCTTCCCATACGCCTTAACACATCGTTATCCCCGCTCTGAACCGGCAGGTGGAGGAACCTGTAGACTTTCGGATCCCGGTAGGCATCAACCAGCTCGTCGAGTATCTTTATCGCATGGTTCGGGTTCATCATGCCGACCCTTATCCTGAAGTCGCTCTCTATGGCGGTTATCTCGTCGAGGAGTCTGGCTAAATTCGTCCCGATGTCAAAGCCGTAACATCCAGTGTCTTCGCTTGAGAGCTGTATCTCCCTATAACCCCTTGCCAGAGCTTCCTTCACCCATTTGACTACGAGTTCAGGCTTGTAGCTCTTAAGCACTCCCCTCGCAAAGCGGGTCGCACAGTAGGTGCATCCGTTCAAGCAGCCCTCGCTTATGGGCACGACGAAGGCAACACCGTTTTTCCACAGCCTCGGGAGTTCGAGCTTGTCTATGCTTCTCTCGCGCCAGCCCTCAACGCTCACCAGCTTTCCGCCGCGCTCCGCTACGCTTATCGCCTCGGCTATTCTATCAATGCTTTTCACTCCGAGGATTCCGGAGACGCGGGGGTCTATGGCTTCCGGACTGACGTGAGGAAGGCAGCCGGTGACGATGACCCTTTTTCCAGAGCCGATGAGCTCCGCTATGCGCTCGCGCATGTGCTTCTCGGTGGGGTCCTTTACGGCACAGGTGTTCACCACGACGTAGTCAGCAGTTTCTGGGGTTTCCACTAGACTATACCCAGCCCTAACCAGGATGGCCTCCATTATCTCCGCATCGGCCCTGTTCCTCGTGCAACCATAGGTCTCGACGTGAACCCTTGTCATCGGTGCCGGCTGGACTAAGGGGTTTAAAAAGGGTGCGGTTCAGATTTGGGAACTCACACAAAACCTATCATGCTCAGGAGCATGAAGAGTGCCACGAAGAGGAACGCACCAAGGCTGAGCAACACCTTCTTTATCCAGGGATAGGGCCTGTTGTAGTGCCTCATGACCAGAAAGGAGAAGACAGAGATGATAAGAACCGGAACGAAGGCTGAAACCACTATGAAGAACGTGCCCGACAGGTAGCGGTCGATTCCCGCAGTGTCGAGGAAAGCCACCGTCCAGTAGAGCATGATAGGTGAGAGAAGAACCAGAACACCGACTATAACCCCAATCGTTATGGAGTCCTCGTCCATGAGACCACCGGGAGAATTTGGACTAAAACCTTGAAAACGTTTTCACAAGCGTCAGGTAAGAATAGAAGGAAAAGGAAATCAGATGACTTCCGCGAAAGCGAACTTTCTCTTAACCGAGTTAATGACGATCTCAACCTCGTCGCCGACCTGGGTGTTCGGGACGAAGATAACGAAGCCCTTTATCTTGGCGATGCCGTCACCGCCCTTCCCAAGGCTCTCAATCCTAACTCTGTACCTTTCTCCAACCTTAACCGGGGCCTCGTAGCCACCGCCAAATCCATCTCCATACATATCCAACACCAACTCTTTCAACTTTTGGAACCTTCCCGAAAAGACTCCGAGAAGAGTCCCAGTGTGGGCTAGCCGGGAGAGTATATAAAGCTTTGGGTGGTCTTTATGGCCACAGGGGCATAAAAAGGACTTTCCGGGCCAGATATGGGCACCGGTGGGAGGTTTCCGGGATCTCCACGCTGGAGGAGTCCCAGGCACTCGGGCGCCGGTATCTAACCTAAGGTTAAAAACAAAGCGTTACATACCTTTGTTTTCAATTCTAAACTTCAGAAAACCCTTTTAAGCCGTCTTTTTCTATTTCCTCCGGAAATCTAAGAAAATAAGGCCCGAACAGGGTTGTAAACCAAAAGTGGGGGGACGGACAATGAGTTTCATCGCTGTATTCATTTGGTCATACGTGCTCTGGTTAGTGCTGACTGCGGGAAGCAGGGGTCTGCTCTGGAGCAGCCAGGAGCTCGTTGCCGGGGTGATATTCTCGGCGATAATAGCCTTCGCCACCAGGGACGTCATAGGGGAGAAAGCATCGCGCTTCCTCAACCCCGTTAAGTGGGCGGGCTTCATAGCCTACACCCCCGTGCTCTTCTGGGGCATGGTCAAGGCCAACCTCGACGTTGCCTACCGCGTCATAACCGGCAGGATAAAGCCGGGAATCGTGCGCGTCCCGGTTGACCTCGAAAACGACGCCCAGTACACCATACTGAGCAACTCGATAACCCTCACCCCTGGAACGCTGACCGTTGATGCCTGTCCGGAGGAGAAGGCACTCTACGTCCACTGGATAAACGTCACCGATAAGGAGCCAAAGAGCTCCGAGGTGATAGCCGGTTCATTTGAGAAATGGGCAAGGAGGCTGGGAAGATGATAGCACCCGAGTTCTTCTACGCTGCGGTCATAGTCATGATAGGCGCATTCCTGGCACTGCTCAGGGTGTTCTTCGGCCCGAGCGTGCCGGACAGGGTTGTTGGAGTAGACACCCTCAACACGCTCATCGTCGCGGGGATGGTTCTGCTAGGAGCGGCCTACGACAGGACGATATACATCGACATCGCGATAGTCTACGCGCTTCTGAGCTACGTCGGAACGCTAGCGATAGCGAAGTACCTCCAGGGGGGATTGAGGTGAGCGCGGTAACCTACGTAATATACGCCTTCCTAGGCATAAACATCATCTTCA contains:
- a CDS encoding cation:proton antiporter, producing the protein MIAPEFFYAAVIVMIGAFLALLRVFFGPSVPDRVVGVDTLNTLIVAGMVLLGAAYDRTIYIDIAIVYALLSYVGTLAIAKYLQGGLR
- a CDS encoding TRAM domain-containing protein → MYGDGFGGGYEAPVKVGERYRVRIESLGKGGDGIAKIKGFVIFVPNTQVGDEVEIVINSVKRKFAFAEVI
- a CDS encoding monovalent cation/H+ antiporter subunit E — encoded protein: MSFIAVFIWSYVLWLVLTAGSRGLLWSSQELVAGVIFSAIIAFATRDVIGEKASRFLNPVKWAGFIAYTPVLFWGMVKANLDVAYRVITGRIKPGIVRVPVDLENDAQYTILSNSITLTPGTLTVDACPEEKALYVHWINVTDKEPKSSEVIAGSFEKWARRLGR
- a CDS encoding DUF257 family protein, coding for MVEVLDEAIRKVWNTLRFGETVLIEHVSTTSPALGLYHLTSWARDRGYRVVIDDILDTLHLYRTHLKAMGMDTSVIDGATVIKEGGTINVGQVKRRISLKEVSIRKSEYSQVYEPLLEDGNVISPVLGIGKLFLISESKREALSLLNSILASTGDERRIMFYFLNVDLINTCCPYVLPLLEELATTVISLNKEGRSVKLMIRKSVNNRIDGIEITLR
- a CDS encoding tRNA (N(6)-L-threonylcarbamoyladenosine(37)-C(2))-methylthiotransferase, with protein sequence MTRVHVETYGCTRNRADAEIMEAILVRAGYSLVETPETADYVVVNTCAVKDPTEKHMRERIAELIGSGKRVIVTGCLPHVSPEAIDPRVSGILGVKSIDRIAEAISVAERGGKLVSVEGWRERSIDKLELPRLWKNGVAFVVPISEGCLNGCTYCATRFARGVLKSYKPELVVKWVKEALARGYREIQLSSEDTGCYGFDIGTNLARLLDEITAIESDFRIRVGMMNPNHAIKILDELVDAYRDPKVYRFLHLPVQSGDNDVLRRMGRMYTVEEFEEIVRRFRRKVRGLNLNTDIIVGFPGETEEAFQNTVELVKRVRPDKINVSRYSPRPGTVAARWKQLPGWKVKERSRLLHRLRLQIAHEINRSYVGRTVEVLVHGAGEKGGVEGRTFNYKEIILDSGEPGEFVPAKVVKATSTYLLGSASP